A section of the Agarivorans litoreus genome encodes:
- the hslR gene encoding ribosome-associated heat shock protein Hsp15, with amino-acid sequence MNSQNSNNSAPRIDKWLWAARFYKTRGLARDMVMGGKVHYNQQRCKPSRNVEVGATISLWQGQQQIEVVVQQLSDKRGPAPQAQLLYQETEQSLKKREQYAMQRKLMAQNASPERRPDKKQRRQIIQFKQQ; translated from the coding sequence ATGAATTCACAAAACTCTAACAACTCTGCACCACGCATCGACAAGTGGTTGTGGGCAGCACGATTTTATAAAACCCGCGGCTTAGCTCGAGATATGGTGATGGGCGGAAAAGTGCACTATAACCAGCAGCGTTGTAAGCCAAGTAGAAATGTAGAAGTGGGTGCTACTATTAGTTTGTGGCAAGGCCAACAACAAATAGAAGTAGTTGTGCAGCAGCTAAGTGATAAACGAGGCCCAGCGCCTCAAGCACAGCTACTATATCAAGAGACAGAACAAAGCCTTAAAAAGCGCGAGCAATATGCAATGCAACGCAAGCTCATGGCACAAAACGCCAGCCCAGAACGTCGACCCGATAAAAAGCAACGTCGGCAAATTATTCAGTTTAAACAACAGTAG
- the hslO gene encoding Hsp33 family molecular chaperone HslO, protein MKQDILNRYLFEDYNLRGELVQLQQSYQEIIEQQNYPAPVQTLLGEMLAATCLLTATLKFEGDITVQLQGNGPLSVLAVSGTDQQQMRGIARYEGAIDPTIGFADLVGQGHIVITITPTQGERYQGIVEINPQGVAASIEAYFQQSEQLNTKLWLFTGMFDGRPHASGLFLQALPASKEEDAEHFELISTLSETTTAQESFELDAEQLLFRLYHEHKVRVYEPQDVCFKCSCSQERCETALANIDHKELLEICHERGHISMHCDYCGHDYSFNEADIENIFTRNISTNPAKIH, encoded by the coding sequence ATGAAGCAAGACATTCTAAATCGTTACTTATTCGAAGATTACAATCTACGTGGCGAATTGGTGCAATTGCAACAAAGCTACCAAGAAATCATCGAACAACAAAATTACCCAGCGCCTGTGCAAACCTTATTAGGCGAAATGCTAGCAGCAACTTGCTTGCTAACCGCAACCTTAAAGTTTGAAGGCGATATAACCGTGCAATTACAAGGTAATGGCCCACTAAGTGTGCTAGCTGTAAGTGGTACCGACCAACAACAAATGCGCGGCATTGCACGTTATGAAGGCGCTATCGACCCAACTATTGGCTTTGCCGATTTAGTGGGTCAAGGGCACATTGTGATTACTATCACCCCTACTCAAGGCGAGCGCTACCAAGGCATCGTAGAAATCAATCCACAAGGCGTTGCAGCCAGCATCGAAGCCTACTTCCAGCAATCAGAGCAACTAAATACTAAGCTTTGGTTATTCACTGGCATGTTTGATGGCCGCCCTCACGCTAGCGGTTTGTTTTTACAAGCATTGCCAGCCAGCAAAGAAGAAGATGCAGAGCACTTTGAACTCATATCCACCTTAAGTGAAACAACCACCGCTCAAGAGAGTTTTGAATTAGATGCAGAACAACTTCTATTCCGCCTGTATCACGAACACAAAGTGCGCGTTTACGAGCCACAAGATGTTTGCTTCAAATGCAGCTGTTCACAAGAACGTTGCGAAACCGCTTTAGCTAATATTGATCACAAAGAATTGCTCGAAATTTGCCATGAAAGAGGCCATATTTCGATGCATTGTGACTACTGCGGACACGACTATAGTTTTAACGAAGCCGACATTGAAAACATTTTCACGCGCAATATATCGACAAACCCTGCCAAAATTCATTAA